One segment of Bradyrhizobium sp. CB2312 DNA contains the following:
- a CDS encoding TetR/AcrR family transcriptional regulator, with translation MTELSTMKDGVANQAEASDRVLQILAEAGRLFASKGFEGTSMRDIALACGISKSLLYHHFSNKDEIYARVAVGSTLELYLFVRDRIPDGPPSQKIRAFMVATAEYFRRYRWAWIASTTAFWNDPDRQRHKERLTRRDRFENFLRGLIQEAIDAGEIRKVDVPMTGRLILSSLNWMHRWYNPNKSATPEQIADAFFDMIFNGLRSGELVELPTAEPPKAGRRKSR, from the coding sequence ATGACTGAACTGTCAACGATGAAGGATGGCGTTGCGAACCAGGCCGAGGCGTCGGACCGCGTGCTGCAGATCCTCGCCGAGGCCGGACGGCTGTTCGCCAGCAAGGGATTCGAGGGAACCTCGATGCGCGACATCGCGCTTGCCTGCGGCATCTCCAAGTCGCTGCTCTATCATCACTTCTCCAACAAGGACGAGATCTACGCGCGCGTCGCGGTCGGCTCGACGCTCGAGCTCTATCTGTTCGTGCGGGACCGGATTCCCGACGGGCCGCCGTCGCAAAAAATCCGCGCTTTCATGGTCGCCACGGCGGAATATTTCCGCCGCTACCGCTGGGCCTGGATCGCCTCGACGACCGCCTTCTGGAACGATCCCGATCGCCAGCGGCACAAGGAACGGCTGACGCGCCGCGACCGCTTCGAGAATTTTCTGCGCGGCCTGATCCAGGAAGCCATCGATGCCGGCGAGATTCGCAAGGTCGATGTTCCCATGACCGGCCGGCTGATCCTGTCCTCGCTCAACTGGATGCATCGCTGGTACAATCCCAACAAGTCCGCGACCCCCGAGCAGATCGCCGACGCCTTCTTCGACATGATCTTCAACGGCCTGCGCAGTGGCGAGCTTGTCGAACTTCCGACGGCGGAGCCGCCCAAGGCTGGCCGGCGCAAATCGCGCTGA
- a CDS encoding SMP-30/gluconolactonase/LRE family protein, whose protein sequence is MARITRVGTTRNQLGESPVWDERRQRLFWIDSRAGLIHTLDPVTGAADELSVPAPIGSLALRGDGRAVLALRHGFAHLDFGTRALTEGPSIGLDHTKVRLNDGKADPHGRFLAGTMHSERAPDEAPLGGLYRLDASGALQLLDTDLAVSNGPCFSPDGRTFYLADSARRIIWAYDYSRDDPLANKRVFVDTEAQGSGCDGATVDAEGCLWSVLVRIGKIARFAPDGTMVRTIDMPVRHPTSVAFGGAELDILYVTSISRSHALGDDHPDAGGLFAVEGLGVRGLPAHRFGPYGTDASATAPIS, encoded by the coding sequence ATGGCACGGATCACGCGCGTCGGCACGACCAGGAACCAGCTCGGCGAGAGCCCGGTGTGGGACGAGCGCAGGCAGCGCCTGTTCTGGATCGACTCCCGCGCCGGACTGATCCACACGCTCGATCCCGTCACAGGTGCGGCCGACGAACTCAGCGTGCCCGCGCCAATCGGCTCATTGGCATTGCGAGGCGACGGTCGTGCGGTGCTGGCGCTGCGCCATGGATTTGCGCACCTTGATTTCGGCACGCGCGCGCTGACCGAAGGTCCCTCGATCGGGCTCGACCACACCAAGGTGCGGCTGAACGACGGCAAGGCCGATCCTCATGGACGCTTCCTGGCAGGCACGATGCATAGCGAGCGCGCCCCGGACGAGGCGCCGCTGGGCGGTCTCTATCGCCTGGACGCATCAGGCGCGCTGCAGCTGCTGGACACCGATCTCGCCGTCAGCAACGGACCGTGCTTCAGCCCGGACGGCCGGACCTTCTACCTCGCCGACAGCGCCAGGCGGATCATCTGGGCCTATGACTACAGTCGGGACGACCCGCTCGCGAACAAGCGCGTCTTCGTCGACACCGAGGCGCAAGGGTCGGGCTGCGACGGTGCAACCGTCGATGCGGAAGGCTGCCTCTGGTCGGTGCTGGTGCGCATCGGCAAGATCGCGCGGTTCGCACCTGACGGAACGATGGTGCGGACGATCGACATGCCGGTCCGTCATCCGACCAGCGTGGCCTTCGGCGGAGCCGAGCTCGACATTCTCTACGTGACGTCGATCTCGCGCAGCCACGCGCTCGGTGACGATCACCCCGATGCCGGCGGGCTGTTCGCGGTCGAAGGCCTCGGCGTCCGCGGCCTGCCGGCGCACAGGTTTGGTCCGTACGGAACCGACGCTTCCGCTACTGCGCCGATCTCTTGA
- a CDS encoding LysR family transcriptional regulator, which translates to MNRLQAMELFVSAVREGSFSAAGRRVGLSPASVSRYIGELEAQLGVQLLNRSTRHLGLTDAGKIFFQRTEQVLHGIEDAEAAALSLQTAPRGTLRVHSRTLFGIKVLSPLIPGFQKLYPELKVELRLSERRPQLREDEFDVDFQIQAAKDPGLMQRRLLRSERILVASPDYVGRMPKLREPEDITRHHCLTYWMGPDDVVWKFMRRNNLREIVVPSSLSSNNGVVLCDLAVTGHGIALLDDYTVAEELKSRRLVRLLPGFRVTNSTFDEGIYATFLQSSYLPEKIRVFVDYMVENVPKQIKRSAQ; encoded by the coding sequence ATGAATCGCCTCCAGGCCATGGAATTGTTCGTCAGCGCCGTCCGCGAAGGCAGCTTTTCCGCGGCCGGGCGCCGCGTCGGGCTCTCGCCGGCGTCGGTGTCGCGCTACATCGGCGAGCTCGAGGCACAGCTCGGCGTGCAGCTTTTGAACCGGAGCACGCGCCATCTCGGCTTGACCGATGCCGGCAAGATTTTCTTCCAGCGCACCGAGCAGGTGCTGCACGGCATCGAGGATGCCGAGGCTGCGGCGCTCTCGCTCCAGACCGCGCCGCGCGGAACGCTGCGCGTGCACTCGCGGACGCTGTTCGGCATCAAGGTGCTCTCGCCCCTGATCCCGGGATTTCAAAAGCTCTATCCGGAGCTGAAGGTGGAGCTGCGTCTGTCCGAGCGGCGTCCTCAGCTTCGCGAAGATGAATTCGACGTCGACTTCCAGATCCAGGCGGCGAAAGACCCGGGCCTCATGCAGCGAAGGCTGCTGCGAAGCGAGCGGATCCTCGTGGCCTCACCGGACTATGTCGGCCGGATGCCGAAGTTGCGCGAACCGGAGGACATCACTCGCCATCATTGCCTGACCTATTGGATGGGCCCGGATGATGTGGTGTGGAAGTTCATGCGCAGGAACAATTTGCGCGAGATCGTCGTGCCGTCGTCGCTCAGCAGCAACAACGGCGTGGTGCTGTGCGATCTCGCCGTCACCGGGCACGGTATCGCGCTGCTCGATGACTACACGGTGGCGGAGGAATTGAAGAGCAGGCGCCTGGTCCGTCTGTTGCCCGGCTTCCGGGTGACGAATTCCACCTTCGACGAAGGGATTTATGCGACGTTTCTCCAGAGCAGCTATCTGCCGGAGAAGATCAGGGTGTTCGTGGACTACATGGTGGAGAACGTGCCGAAGCAGATCAAGAGATCGGCGCAGTAG
- a CDS encoding LLM class flavin-dependent oxidoreductase, which yields MEFGVFILAQQRGYHQTSQQVINNAVEQTVAAEQAGFDTAWYAEHHFNNYSLCPSPLMMVAHCAGLTKRIRLGSAVCVLPLYNPARLLGEIGFTDIVSNGRLDLGIGSGYQKFEFDRFGVDLDQSHALFAEFYGVLHAGMRERIFSYSGEHLKMPPTAIAVRTVQKPMPPIWVTSGHGETLGRAIRDNHNLFVTALLNGLDAIKALRERLEGIAAKEGRSIDDTHFGFLRCAYASDNDSEIQSYLDNARFQRRLSESLKFRRAQSDDGYLIKEEAGPNDMSLETMRSNLPVGSVNQVIDRMLEEISILKPTHIALQTQLGDFDQRTMLRQIELWGSRIIPAIRKELKSGRGKVASEAVSA from the coding sequence ATGGAATTCGGCGTATTCATTCTGGCGCAGCAGCGCGGCTATCATCAGACCTCGCAGCAGGTGATCAACAACGCCGTCGAGCAGACCGTCGCCGCCGAGCAGGCCGGCTTCGACACGGCCTGGTATGCCGAGCACCATTTCAACAATTACAGCCTGTGTCCTTCGCCGCTGATGATGGTCGCGCATTGCGCCGGCCTGACCAAGCGGATCCGGCTCGGATCGGCCGTCTGCGTGCTGCCGCTGTACAACCCGGCGCGACTGCTTGGCGAGATCGGCTTTACCGACATTGTCTCGAACGGGCGCCTCGATCTCGGCATCGGCTCGGGCTACCAGAAGTTCGAGTTCGACCGCTTTGGCGTCGACCTTGACCAGTCGCACGCGCTGTTCGCCGAATTCTACGGTGTGCTCCACGCCGGCATGCGAGAGCGCATCTTCTCCTATTCCGGCGAGCATCTGAAGATGCCGCCGACTGCGATCGCGGTGCGCACGGTGCAGAAACCGATGCCGCCGATCTGGGTCACGTCCGGCCACGGCGAGACGCTCGGCCGCGCCATTCGCGACAATCATAACCTGTTCGTAACCGCGCTCTTGAACGGCCTCGACGCGATCAAGGCCCTGCGCGAACGCCTCGAGGGGATCGCAGCCAAGGAAGGTCGGTCCATCGACGATACGCATTTCGGCTTCCTGCGCTGTGCCTATGCCAGCGACAATGACAGCGAGATCCAGTCGTATCTCGATAACGCCCGCTTCCAGCGCCGGCTGTCCGAAAGCCTGAAGTTCCGGCGCGCCCAGAGCGATGACGGCTACCTGATCAAGGAAGAAGCCGGGCCGAACGACATGAGCCTGGAGACGATGCGGAGCAATCTGCCCGTCGGCAGCGTCAACCAGGTGATCGACCGCATGCTGGAGGAAATCAGCATCCTCAAGCCGACCCACATCGCGCTGCAGACTCAGCTCGGCGATTTCGATCAGCGCACGATGCTGCGCCAGATCGAACTGTGGGGCAGCAGGATCATCCCCGCGATCCGGAAAGAACTGAAATCCGGCCGCGGCAAGGTCGCAAGCGAAGCGGTCTCGGCTTAG
- a CDS encoding flavin reductase family protein: MSQLTDFRSVDAAAFRLAMRNLASGIAIVATGSESARRGLTVSSVTSLCMDPPCLLVGVNSSSETHAAILANGRFGVSLLGRGQEDLALRFAGGAKGMDRFATAPWQQGVLDVPMLEPALGGLECVLHHHQMVGTHGLFIGRIVATRGGNGDPLVNFQGALRALPQA; the protein is encoded by the coding sequence ATGTCTCAACTGACCGATTTCCGCTCAGTCGATGCCGCGGCGTTTCGGCTAGCCATGCGCAATCTCGCAAGCGGCATCGCGATCGTAGCAACGGGATCGGAGAGCGCACGGCGTGGATTGACGGTCAGCTCCGTCACCTCGCTGTGCATGGATCCGCCCTGTCTCCTCGTCGGAGTCAATTCGAGCTCCGAAACGCATGCCGCTATCCTCGCCAACGGCCGCTTTGGAGTCAGCCTGCTCGGCCGGGGACAGGAGGATCTGGCACTTCGTTTCGCTGGCGGAGCGAAGGGCATGGACCGCTTCGCGACGGCACCATGGCAGCAAGGCGTCCTCGATGTGCCGATGCTCGAACCCGCGCTCGGCGGATTGGAGTGCGTACTGCATCATCACCAAATGGTCGGTACACACGGTCTCTTCATCGGCAGAATCGTGGCCACCCGCGGCGGCAACGGTGATCCTCTGGTCAACTTCCAGGGAGCGCTGCGCGCGCTGCCTCAGGCCTAG
- the dhaK gene encoding dihydroxyacetone kinase subunit DhaK — MKKLINSADTVLEESLDGLAAAHADILLLGAERKFVRRRSLKPGKVALISGGGSGHEPLHAGFVGHGMLDAACPGQVFTSPTPDQMIEAAEAVDTGAGVLFIVKNYEGDVMNFTMAAEMAGREVASVVTNDDVAVEKSTYTTGRRGVAGTLIVEKMVGAAAEQGMPLAALKTLGDGVNRRTRSMGVALLPCTVPAAGRPNFTLADNEMEMGVGIHGEPGRRRVPLGSADAIAAEMLNAILGDLAPSKGSEVLLLINGFGATPLIELYLMANSAKRILDGAGISTTRFLTGSYVTSLDMAGASITVSVLDNQSKELWDAPVHTAALRWGI; from the coding sequence ATGAAAAAGCTGATCAACAGCGCCGACACGGTGCTCGAAGAGAGTCTCGACGGATTGGCGGCTGCACATGCCGATATTCTGCTGCTCGGCGCCGAGCGGAAATTCGTGCGCCGCCGCAGTCTGAAGCCGGGCAAGGTCGCGCTGATCTCGGGCGGCGGCTCCGGCCATGAGCCGCTCCATGCCGGCTTCGTCGGCCATGGCATGCTCGATGCCGCCTGTCCGGGCCAGGTCTTCACCTCACCGACGCCGGATCAGATGATCGAGGCGGCGGAGGCCGTCGATACCGGAGCAGGCGTGCTCTTCATCGTCAAGAATTACGAAGGCGATGTGATGAACTTCACCATGGCCGCCGAGATGGCCGGGCGCGAAGTCGCGAGCGTCGTAACCAACGACGACGTCGCGGTCGAGAAGTCGACCTACACCACTGGTCGTCGTGGTGTCGCGGGCACGTTGATCGTGGAGAAGATGGTCGGCGCTGCGGCCGAACAGGGCATGCCGCTCGCCGCGCTCAAGACGCTCGGCGATGGCGTCAACAGGCGCACCCGCTCGATGGGCGTGGCGCTGCTGCCGTGCACCGTTCCGGCGGCGGGGCGGCCTAATTTCACCCTGGCCGACAACGAAATGGAAATGGGTGTCGGCATTCATGGCGAGCCGGGACGCCGCAGGGTGCCGCTGGGCTCTGCCGATGCGATTGCCGCCGAGATGCTCAACGCGATTTTGGGCGATCTCGCGCCGAGCAAGGGCAGTGAAGTGCTTCTTCTGATCAACGGGTTTGGCGCGACGCCGCTGATCGAGCTCTATCTGATGGCCAACAGCGCCAAGCGCATTCTGGACGGAGCGGGGATCTCGACCACGCGTTTCCTGACCGGTTCCTACGTGACGTCCCTCGACATGGCTGGTGCTTCGATCACCGTCTCCGTGCTGGACAACCAGTCAAAGGAATTGTGGGATGCACCGGTGCATACCGCCGCGCTACGCTGGGGCATCTGA
- the ptsP gene encoding phosphoenolpyruvate--protein phosphotransferase → MGEIQLTGHPASPGLAIGPVAVLTTKVASRATKGDSAQEAAALKAAIEGAAVELADLIATVHGEAAEILEFQVAMLGDDALAEGAYEAIAGGTAADEAWRAALDAEIAGYRAADEEYFRARAADLVDIRDRVLAGLNGANAIATISGDSVVTGDDISPSTFLAVDWTRGGAIALASGSPSSHVAMLARSRGAPMVVGLGPLPWNGQPPSLALVDGDTGSVIFDPKPETRRLFEQRMAAARAAQIAADAGRLKPALTADGRRIAVLLNVAAPEELAGLDPAICDGIGLVRTEFLFEGSRGLPGEDAQYAVYRRILEWAAGRPVTIRTLDAGGDKPIPGVTVDGERNPFLGVRGIRLSLARPEVFRVQLRALCRAAVHGALKVMLPMVAIPSELDRANAMLDVEFAALSAEGIACARPPLGIMVEIPAAALCAEDFGAAFYSIGSNDLTQYTMAAARDIGAVADLNDAGHPAVLALIARAVEAGRKRGVEVSLCGDAAADTRLTKALLATGLTSLSVSPIAVARLKAAIARVTA, encoded by the coding sequence GTGGGCGAGATCCAACTCACCGGCCATCCCGCTTCGCCAGGCCTCGCCATCGGCCCGGTCGCTGTGCTGACGACCAAAGTCGCCAGCAGGGCGACGAAGGGCGATTCGGCGCAGGAGGCGGCAGCGCTGAAGGCGGCGATCGAGGGGGCCGCGGTGGAGCTCGCCGACCTGATCGCGACGGTTCACGGCGAGGCCGCGGAGATCCTGGAGTTCCAGGTCGCGATGCTCGGCGACGATGCGCTTGCCGAGGGAGCCTACGAAGCCATTGCGGGCGGTACGGCCGCCGATGAGGCCTGGCGCGCAGCACTCGACGCGGAGATCGCCGGCTATCGCGCGGCGGATGAGGAGTATTTCCGCGCCCGAGCCGCCGATCTGGTCGACATTCGCGATCGAGTGCTCGCCGGGCTGAACGGCGCAAACGCGATCGCAACAATCTCCGGAGATTCCGTCGTCACGGGTGACGATATTTCGCCGTCGACGTTTCTCGCCGTCGACTGGACCCGCGGCGGTGCCATTGCGCTCGCTAGTGGATCGCCATCGTCGCATGTCGCAATGCTCGCGCGATCGCGCGGCGCCCCCATGGTGGTTGGACTGGGTCCATTACCGTGGAACGGACAGCCGCCCTCATTGGCTCTGGTCGACGGCGATACCGGCAGCGTGATCTTCGATCCCAAGCCGGAAACGCGCCGCCTGTTCGAGCAGCGCATGGCGGCGGCGCGTGCCGCACAGATCGCTGCCGATGCGGGCCGCCTCAAGCCGGCGCTGACGGCTGATGGAAGGCGCATCGCCGTCCTTCTCAATGTCGCCGCACCCGAAGAGCTCGCGGGTCTCGATCCCGCAATCTGCGACGGCATCGGCCTCGTGCGCACCGAGTTTCTGTTCGAGGGATCGCGGGGCCTGCCCGGCGAGGACGCGCAATACGCCGTCTACCGTCGCATCCTCGAGTGGGCCGCAGGACGGCCGGTGACGATCCGCACCCTCGATGCTGGCGGCGACAAGCCAATCCCCGGCGTGACGGTCGATGGTGAGCGCAATCCATTCCTGGGCGTGCGCGGGATCCGGCTCTCGCTGGCGCGGCCGGAGGTGTTTCGCGTGCAGTTGCGGGCGCTGTGCCGGGCGGCCGTGCATGGGGCGCTGAAGGTGATGCTGCCGATGGTCGCTATCCCTTCGGAGCTCGACCGGGCCAATGCTATGCTGGACGTCGAATTTGCGGCCCTCAGCGCAGAGGGCATCGCTTGTGCCCGGCCGCCGCTCGGCATCATGGTCGAGATCCCGGCCGCAGCGCTGTGCGCCGAGGATTTCGGCGCGGCGTTCTATTCCATCGGGTCGAACGACCTGACACAATACACAATGGCTGCGGCACGCGATATCGGCGCTGTTGCCGACCTCAACGATGCCGGCCATCCGGCGGTGCTGGCGCTGATCGCGCGGGCGGTCGAGGCCGGGCGCAAGCGCGGTGTCGAGGTCTCGCTCTGCGGCGATGCCGCGGCGGACACGCGCCTGACGAAGGCGCTTCTGGCGACAGGCTTGACGAGTCTCTCGGTCTCGCCGATTGCGGTGGCGCGGCTCAAGGCCGCCATTGCCAGGGTGACCGCATGA
- a CDS encoding HPr family phosphocarrier protein — MHDANANRAAQTFVPLTASAVLVNPVGLHARPSVKLTQCAKGFVAKIEIALAAEGPWTDAKSPVKVMRVKAPQGATLHFRVNGPDGEAALAAMLALVHDGFGEA, encoded by the coding sequence ATGCATGATGCCAACGCCAACCGGGCGGCCCAGACGTTTGTGCCGCTGACCGCCTCGGCGGTCCTCGTCAATCCGGTCGGCCTGCACGCGCGGCCGTCAGTGAAGCTCACGCAGTGCGCGAAAGGCTTTGTCGCCAAGATCGAAATTGCGCTTGCAGCCGAGGGGCCCTGGACCGACGCCAAGAGTCCGGTGAAGGTGATGCGTGTGAAAGCGCCGCAAGGCGCAACGCTGCATTTCCGCGTCAATGGTCCTGATGGCGAGGCGGCGCTCGCGGCCATGCTGGCGCTCGTGCATGACGGTTTCGGCGAGGCGTAG
- the dhaM gene encoding dihydroxyacetone kinase phosphoryl donor subunit DhaM, producing the protein MSNVGIVIVSHSPKIAEGAADMVRQMVGDAVPLAWTGGDVDGGLGTNVAGILEAIEMAWSPAGVAILVDLGGAETNSEMAVEMLPEDRRARVLVCNAPVVEGAVIAATESSGGSSLAAVKRSAEEFYA; encoded by the coding sequence ATGAGCAACGTCGGAATAGTCATCGTGTCGCATTCGCCGAAGATCGCGGAAGGCGCGGCCGACATGGTGCGCCAGATGGTCGGGGACGCAGTGCCGCTGGCCTGGACCGGTGGCGATGTCGATGGCGGCCTAGGTACGAATGTTGCGGGAATCCTCGAGGCGATCGAGATGGCCTGGTCACCGGCGGGTGTTGCGATCCTCGTCGATCTCGGCGGTGCCGAGACTAATTCAGAGATGGCGGTCGAGATGCTCCCGGAAGACCGGCGCGCGCGCGTGCTCGTCTGTAATGCCCCGGTGGTCGAAGGGGCCGTGATCGCTGCGACCGAATCTTCGGGCGGCTCATCGCTTGCCGCCGTCAAGCGCAGTGCGGAGGAATTCTATGCATGA
- the dhaL gene encoding dihydroxyacetone kinase subunit DhaL has protein sequence MSLDRVARERLVRALAASVIEHADELTSLDQAIGDGDHGLNMKRGFEAVLAALPGLADKSLPEMLKAIGMTLVMKVGGASGPLVGTFFMELGKALPEQPSRADLVAATEKAIEAVKARGRSEAGQKTLLDVLVPVHAVLAGGGDAKAIAAEAVQAADRTTPMQAIRGRASFLGERSIGHMDPGSRSASLLIGAAVETLELEVRT, from the coding sequence ATGAGCCTTGATCGCGTAGCCAGGGAAAGATTGGTGCGAGCGCTGGCAGCGTCTGTAATCGAGCATGCGGACGAGTTGACGAGCCTCGACCAGGCGATTGGTGATGGGGATCACGGGCTGAACATGAAACGAGGTTTCGAAGCTGTGCTCGCCGCATTGCCGGGCCTTGCTGACAAGTCGCTCCCCGAAATGCTGAAGGCGATCGGAATGACATTGGTCATGAAGGTCGGCGGTGCGTCGGGGCCGCTGGTCGGAACTTTCTTCATGGAACTGGGCAAGGCCCTTCCGGAGCAGCCGAGCCGGGCCGATCTGGTCGCTGCGACGGAGAAGGCCATCGAGGCCGTCAAGGCACGCGGCCGTTCGGAGGCAGGACAGAAGACGCTGCTGGATGTCCTGGTGCCGGTGCACGCGGTTCTCGCGGGAGGCGGTGATGCCAAGGCAATCGCGGCCGAGGCTGTGCAAGCGGCCGATCGCACCACGCCCATGCAGGCCATCCGCGGCCGCGCATCGTTCCTTGGCGAACGTTCCATCGGTCATATGGACCCGGGCTCGCGCTCGGCGTCCCTTCTGATCGGCGCAGCAGTTGAGACACTGGAGCTCGAGGTCAGAACATGA
- a CDS encoding ABC transporter ATP-binding protein, translating to MAEVEINAVSKAFGKTQALSDLSLTVGDGEFVALLGPTGAGKTTALRLIAGLEQPDSGSIRIDGRSVTGDAPADRDVAFVFQQYSLYPHLTVFENMAFALRAPTRRVPEADIHAKVREVARLLHIETKLDNKATQLSGGQMQRVAIGRALVRSPSIYLMDEPLSSLDAKLRGELRLELKRIQVDLGATILYVTHDQTEAMTMASRIGVIEGGRLMQIGTPREIYENPINAHVAARLGQPTINLLPATLFAGAPVGVETIGARTEHLTIARGGGDISATVKRVEHLGDQSHLHLDLAGRPVVTLADPEAGFGAGDVVSLRLNKPLFFDAKGWRVAA from the coding sequence ATGGCTGAGGTCGAGATCAATGCCGTCTCCAAGGCCTTCGGAAAGACTCAAGCCTTGAGTGATCTATCGCTGACCGTCGGCGACGGTGAGTTCGTGGCATTGCTCGGGCCGACCGGCGCCGGCAAGACCACCGCATTGCGCTTGATCGCCGGATTGGAACAGCCGGATTCTGGCTCGATCCGCATCGACGGGCGCAGCGTGACCGGCGATGCGCCGGCGGATCGCGATGTTGCGTTTGTCTTCCAGCAATATTCGCTGTATCCGCACCTCACCGTGTTCGAGAACATGGCCTTCGCGTTGCGTGCGCCGACCCGCCGCGTGCCCGAAGCCGATATCCACGCGAAGGTGCGGGAGGTGGCGCGCCTGCTTCATATCGAGACCAAGCTGGACAACAAGGCGACGCAGCTGTCAGGCGGGCAGATGCAGCGCGTCGCGATCGGCCGGGCGCTGGTCCGCTCACCCTCGATCTATCTGATGGACGAGCCGCTGTCCTCGCTGGATGCCAAGCTTCGCGGCGAGCTCCGCCTCGAGCTTAAGCGGATCCAGGTCGATCTCGGCGCGACGATCCTCTATGTCACCCACGATCAGACCGAGGCAATGACCATGGCGTCGCGCATTGGCGTGATCGAAGGCGGGCGGCTGATGCAGATCGGCACGCCGCGGGAGATCTACGAGAACCCGATCAACGCGCATGTCGCGGCGAGGCTGGGCCAGCCGACGATCAATCTGCTGCCGGCGACGCTGTTCGCGGGGGCGCCCGTCGGCGTCGAGACGATTGGCGCGCGGACCGAGCATCTGACGATTGCTCGCGGCGGCGGCGACATATCGGCAACCGTCAAGCGGGTCGAGCACCTCGGCGACCAGAGCCACCTTCATCTCGATCTCGCGGGCCGGCCGGTTGTGACCCTGGCAGATCCCGAGGCGGGTTTTGGGGCCGGAGACGTCGTGTCGCTCCGTTTGAATAAGCCGCTGTTTTTCGATGCGAAGGGCTGGAGGGTAGCGGCATGA
- a CDS encoding ABC transporter ATP-binding protein, which yields MAQIKVEALDKSFGSFHAVRSASFTVEDGQFLCLLGPSGCGKTTTLRMIAGLELPTAGTIRLDGEDVTMNRASARDIAFVFQLFALYPHMNVRRNIGFPLKCEGIGAAERDRRVVEAARILRISHLLDRSVSGLAGGDRQRVALGRAIVRKPKCFLMDEPLGALDTEMRDAMIHELRALHDRLGATTVYVTHDQLEAMAMADRIAVMNNGVVEQVASPRDIYDRPASLFVADFIGSPPMNFLPFRGGLQTGAEAIRLGERDVAIPAAREAMAESELVLGVRPEHVRFTDRGMVRGEVYGTEYLGTTQIVTVTTHYGALKARSPSSRSFRTGETVGLDFRPDTLSIFDKASGRAIRTALHEGGAHG from the coding sequence ATGGCACAGATCAAGGTCGAGGCGCTCGACAAATCCTTTGGTAGCTTTCATGCGGTCAGGTCCGCCAGCTTCACGGTGGAGGACGGCCAGTTCCTTTGCTTGCTCGGACCGTCCGGCTGCGGCAAGACCACGACGCTCCGCATGATCGCCGGCCTGGAGCTGCCGACGGCGGGCACGATCCGGCTCGATGGCGAGGACGTGACGATGAACCGCGCATCGGCGCGCGACATTGCCTTCGTGTTCCAGCTCTTCGCGCTCTATCCGCACATGAATGTCCGGCGTAACATCGGCTTTCCCCTGAAATGCGAGGGCATCGGCGCGGCCGAGCGTGATCGGCGGGTCGTCGAGGCTGCGCGCATCCTGCGGATCTCGCACCTTCTCGACCGCTCCGTCTCCGGCCTTGCCGGCGGCGACCGGCAGCGTGTCGCGCTGGGGCGGGCGATCGTGCGCAAGCCAAAGTGTTTTCTGATGGACGAGCCGCTCGGCGCGCTCGATACCGAGATGCGGGACGCCATGATTCATGAATTGCGGGCCCTGCACGACCGGCTGGGCGCGACGACTGTCTATGTCACCCATGACCAGCTCGAGGCCATGGCGATGGCCGACAGGATCGCGGTGATGAACAACGGCGTCGTCGAGCAGGTGGCGAGCCCGCGCGACATCTATGACCGGCCGGCGTCGCTGTTCGTCGCCGACTTCATCGGATCGCCGCCCATGAACTTCCTGCCGTTCCGCGGCGGCCTGCAGACCGGCGCGGAGGCGATCCGGCTCGGCGAGCGTGACGTTGCAATTCCCGCCGCGCGCGAGGCGATGGCGGAAAGCGAGCTCGTGCTCGGGGTACGGCCCGAGCATGTGCGTTTTACCGATCGTGGCATGGTGCGCGGCGAAGTCTATGGCACGGAATATCTGGGCACGACGCAGATCGTGACCGTGACGACGCATTACGGTGCGCTCAAGGCCCGCTCACCCAGCAGCAGATCGTTTCGGACCGGCGAGACCGTCGGGCTCGATTTCCGGCCCGATACGCTGTCGATCTTCGACAAGGCATCGGGCCGGGCAATTCGCACCGCGCTGCATGAAGGAGGCGCGCATGGCTGA